ccgccccgccccgccctccgccccgccTCTCGCCCCGCCTCTCGCCCCGCCCCGCGTCcggaggcggcggcgcctcctCCCCTCCGCCAGGGCGGCGCGCGGTGGAGGCGGCGCCGCTCTGCTGCCGCGGCCGCTCGGCGGCGCCGGAaggggcggggcccggcggcagcagcggcggcggcggcggcggcgcggcctggcccggcccggctcggcccgccccggcccggcaggaCGCGGCATGGCGCTGGagcaggcccaggcccaggcggacggccccgccgcggcgcccgccccgctctGCGAGCCCGGCAGgtaggcccggcccggcccggggcggcggcggcgggggggaggccggcgcgggcggcgagTGACCGTTGTGTGTCGCGCAgcggcagcgccccgcagagccccggcccggcggcggcggagccccccggcgcggagccgcccgagccgcccgccgcgggggccggcgaCCAGGCCGagccggagcgcggcgcggcggcggagcccgagcccgagcccgagcccgacgcggaggtggcggcggcggcggcggagcgcgacccggcggcggcggcggagcagcccgaggcggcggcggcggcggcgcccgccagGCCCTCGCAGAACATCGCGGTGCAGGTGGGTGCCGCCGCCGTGGGCGCGGGCGGgctggcggcgctgcgcggccgctcACGGCGCCCCTCTGCCCCCGCAGACCGACTTCAGGACCGCCGACGCGGACGTGAACACGGACCAGGACATCGAGAAGAGCCTGGTGGgtgccgagcgccgccgccgccccggcgatAAAAAGGCTCTTGCGGTGCTTTCGCGCCGGGCGAGAACGGCCTCGGTTCTGGGGCCCCTTGCacggcacggcggggggggggggggagcgtttGGCGGCTCCTGCGTGTGGCGGGCTCCTCCGTGCTCCCCTACTGGGTGTCCCCGTGCTTCTGCGGGCATGCGATGGGCGTCTTggtctctccctggctgtgccgcAAGTGAAACACCACTGGCTCGTTTCTTTCTAAAGCTCCCGTCTGGTTTAAAAAGACGGAAACATCCCCCCCACCGCCCCACACggtgtgttttccttttttggtcCACCAAGCTATCCTAAAGACTTCagagaggaaaacaagaaaacttcCAAGTTCTGAATATATGTGCCATGGGAAAATGATAGCAAAATACTGTTAAATGAATTAGCTGGAGGCAGAGTTGTGCCTGGTGTTAGGTATCCTGATGCCTGCTCCCCTGCTCTTCCCACAAGATTTTTTTCTCGTTTTAGTACCAGCCTTGCAGTTCTTAAGCTCTGTTCTTTAGAAGAAGAAATGCAGTGTTAGCTGCAGCTTCAGGCGGTGGGTCTGTTAGTCTGATCTAGAGAGCCTGAGCTTTGAAAGCAGAGGTTAACTGTGATTATTGACAGTCTCAGCCTTAACATCCCCTGGGCCTTAACGCACAGTCGAGCTGTACTGCTTGCGTTTGTGCCCTCTTTGGTGTGAGGGAAGGGGAGGGTTCTCCTTGAGTTTCCGCTCTCTGCCACAGGACAAAATGATGTCTGAGAGGGCTTTGTTGAAAGAGCGTTACCAGGAGGTACTGGACAAACAGAGGCAAGTGGAGAATCAACTGCAGGTGCAGCTCAAGCAGCTCCAGCAGCgaagggaagaagaaatgaagaaccACCAGGTATTTGgtgaaaatccttttttatttaagCTGCCTGTTAGCACTTACAGCTACACCATTAGGTGGGCTGATTCAGCCTCGTGCTGAGggctgcagtggggtgcaagcTGGCAGCCGGAAGTGGCAGTGGCATGCAGCATTGCAGTTTTCCCCGTGTACATATTCTTCTACAGCAGTAAGGATTGGCCCCTGCCCAAATCTGGCTGCTGAACAGTTCAGAATTGACTCCTAACACAGCACCTTGCATGCAAGTCACTTCCTGCTGGTGATCTTGCAACATCTGTTCAGTAAGCACACAATCTTTCACATGAAAACTAGTGAAGAAGCTGGAAGTGAGGAGAATTAACTCCCTATGATGAGCAGCTGGAAGTGAGGAAGATTAACTCCATGTGATTACGCAGGTCTCCTGGCCATTGGCTCAGGGACCACTAGGTTAAATAAGTGATTTGCAGCTCTCTCTATGGTAGCTCATGTTGGGACAAAAGGAGCCATCAGGGACCCATCACTTTGATCTAAAGCGAGGCGTGGAAATCATTGCCCCTTAAAATGTTTCTAAGGAGACGGGAGATTCGTAGGCTTTCTGTCTCCTGGCTTTCCTCATAGTAACCCCTATGTATCTTATCTGGGGCTTGATCTactaaaaagaaagatttccatgATGCATGTAATCTCTCTTCAACTTAACTAAAACAGtaacttgatttaaaaacaaagaaaactattACTTGGGGATTTTGCTCTTTATTTGCTTGAGGCTTGTTTCCTCTAGGAGATTCTGAAAGCCATTCAGGATGTGACCATCAAGCGAGAAGAGACAAAGAAGaagatggagaaagaaaagaaagaattcttGCAGAAGGAGCAAGATCTGAAGGCAGAAATTGAGAAACTCTGTGAGAAAGGCAGAAGGTATTAGTATGGAGAAGCAAGTATTTGTTAGAAAAAAACATATAGTTGAACCCTGATGTATGTCTGATTCGAGGAAGATCACTGAACTTCTGGAAGCAGCAAGTGTTTTGGTGAGCAGTTGAGGGAGAGACCTGTTCGGTTTTGAACAGATCTACTACAGACTGAGCAGCTTCTCTGTACAGAagatattaaaatgaaatttgggGGCAAAAGGTTGTTGTTTTGCCCGCTAACTGTATGCGTGGACAGAATTGGCGTTGATGATAATGCAGCTCAGCTCTGAACGTGTTGCCGTCTTTCAGAATCCAGTGCCTTTCAGCAGGAGGCAGTACTATTCTCTTGGAGTGCTAGAAGTGTGGTCTTGTCGGACTTAGCAAGTCATCCTACCCAAAACTTTCCATTTAGGTAGGCTGCTCAAACCTGCTGTGCACCTGATGGTATTTGAAAGGCTCCCTGGTGCAGTCATGCTTTGCTGTAAGATAGGCAGCATATTCTGTGCAAGGAATCTCACTACGTGAAGAGGGACTCTAAAGCAATCAGGCTTTGACTTGTTTGTGAAGAACTTGAGCTTCCTTTGGATGGTGAATTTGCACTTTTACATAGCTGTTCTGTCTTGTCCTGGAGGTCTGATTTTTTGAGGGCTCAGTCATAGCGTTTTTGGATAAAGCTACTTCAGTAATGGTTCCAAGAACTCAGCCTCTTTTTCCCCTGTGAATGAACTGTTGCAAAGAATGTGTCGTCAGGGAggcacagctctgcagaggaTTCTGGTTGTATGCTGCAGTCTTTGTGCAGTATCATGATACAGCAGATTTCTGCCTTCTTCTCACGGATGATGGTAGTGATTGCTTTCAAACATTTATTGAATGGCTCAGTTTTCAGAGTATGTAGCTACActgggcacacagctgtgcaAATACCTTGTTTAAACTTGAGCCAATACAGCATTAGAGGCTGTGCAGTGACACCTTTGCAATAGATGACTCcatctgtcctttttttcttgtgCAGGTTGCTGAAAGaacaagaggagaaggaaaacaagattgCTTCTCTGATTGCGGAGCAGTCTGATGAGAAGTAAGGCGCTCTATATTACCAGACTAATGCTGTTGAATAACCTTTTCCTTCCGGTCTTTTCCCTCCGACTGCAGGAAGCAAAAGATGTGGTAGATGAAAAATGAGATTTGCCTCACCCTAGAATATTTTGCTCTAGAGTAAATCTGGTGCTGCTGATGGGGGTAGGCTAGAGAGGTCAGTCGAACAGCGCTGTCCAGCGAGGCGCTCTAAaggttttatctccttttccagcAGGTGGGTGTCCACGGTCTCTGGATTAAATCCTCTTTGATCCTGGTCACAAGCAGGCTCCTGGATACTTGTGACATGGAGATAAAGATCCCCCAAGATTAGAATTTATGCTCAGTGGATTGGCACAGCTTGCAACTGCTGCCTCTGATTGAATTTCGACTTTCCAGGATTAGGGTAGAGCTATTTCTCTTGGTGATGTTCCCTACAGCTTCCTGACTATTCTAAACTCTGGGCACATCTCTGCAGCGCTTAGATACGTGAGAAGTTCCAGATCAAAGTGTAGATCCTCATGTAACACAGGTGGAGTTGGGACAGATTTTTGGTGAGGGGACCTCCCTTCTCCTCATACCACTCTAGCCATACATGCATGTTTGCACGCTGGTTGTTCGCGTGCTCTGGAACAGCTCACTCCTGGGACTGGGACTCATGCAGCCCTGATGAACATGACTGGTGTCATAGCCTGGAAGCTGTCGGTATTCCACGCTTCTGCACAATCAAGGGCTATAAGGATCGATGTTTTTGTGAGAGTTTTGGCAGCTCTGCTGTTCCAAGTCATTCCAGTGCGTAAATGGACCTGTTCTGTTTCTGCCTCCAGGCAGTTATGGGAGATGGAGCTAGATAAGCTGAAGAACCAGCACAATGAAATCAACAGGAACATTCTTGAGGAGACAGAGCGGGCCTGGAAAGCAGAGGTTGGTAGATGGCTTCTTACCTGCAGAGTAGCTGAAAGCCTTTTAGGGGTtccaggtcactgaggaatgATGCTCAGGACCTGAAACTAGGGGCAGCTGACGATGAGGCCAAGTCCTCCTCTTCACCGGGTGAGAGGAGGTGTAAACAAATATCAGCGCAGTAAACATTAATCCAAACTGGTGCCCCAGTGCAGTTAGCATGGTGCTTAGTGAAGAGGTTACAGTCACAGTCTGGCAGCACGAAACAGGAATACAGAAACTACTCTTCATGTGGGGCCTGTCTCTGCTAGATCCTGTCCCTGGAGAGCCGAAAGGAGCTGCTGGTGTTGAAACtagaggaagcagaaaaagaagcagaGCTGCACCTCACCTACCTCAAGTAAGTTCCTGTAGTCTCAGAAATGGCAGGGTGACTCAAGTATTGCTATGTGCCTGTTTGCTGTTCCTCTGCCTGTATTGGACATTTGCCTGAAATAGGTTGAGGTTTCTTGTGGGTTTCTTTATTAAACTACTGTGATTCTGCAATGTCGCGGAACAAGGGCACATGGGGTTGTGCTTATTCCCTGCTGTCTTTCCTCTGCTGAACATCTGCCATGTTCTCGACCTGGTGGCACTGTGCTGACTGCAGTATCTGTGCCTGTCCGCCAGATCAGTCTCTGCACTCTGGTAGCACCACGTGCCCTCCTCTTGCAGAGGTCCTTGCCCAGGTTTGAGCCCCTCTTCCTGCCTGGCCAGAGGAGGGGAGCCCTGGTGGGGAAAGACAGGAGGGTCTTGGGAGTTAGTTGTTCCTGGCTGCTCTCACTTTGCTACCAACAAGAGCACAGCTGCAAGAAGGAAAGTTGAATTGTGCTCGCAGGTCTGCGCCACCCACGCTGGAGACCATGAGGCCCAAACAGGAGTGGGAGATGAGGCTGAACAGGATACGAATGACCAAGGAAAGTGTCCGAGTAAGTCCCTGGCAGACAGTTCCCAACATAACAGTGAGCAGTTTGTGTTAATGCTACTTTGCATGCTTAGTTTCAACCCTCTTGAGGAGAGGACCAAGCCACAGGAAAAGGGTTTGTGCCCAAAAGCATGGCACAGTCAGTCTGCCCTTGTGGGCAGCTGCAGAGATCTTCTACACACCTCCTTGGGCTGATGCGTGTGGATAAACAACGTGGATACTAAAGCGGTGTGGTGGGTTAGTGGCAGAGGCAGGTATTCCTCCCTCtgagtctccccccccccccttttagtCTTGTGGAGCCAAATTGTGTCTGCTTTAGGGCCTGCAGCCGTTCCATGGCTGAGAACGCTTTGCCCAGGCAGCAGTGGCAGAGGAATTCACCTGTTCTAGGCATGCAGCATCCAGAACTTACTCAGGCAGCAGCTTTGATAACTCtgcctctctttcctttcctctctgttaGGATCAGTTCAATGACCACATTCAGATGGTGAGAAATGGAACAAAGCTGAGCAGCCTTCCGCAGATCCCGACCCCAACCCTGCCACCCCCACCCTCAGAAGTGAGTGCCTCTCCAGCCTGGCAAATACAAGCTTTGGTTGCtctgaggtcagtgctggcaggAGCCTGCCTGCCAGCCCCTAACTGGCGCTGCCtgtgctacgtgctttgaaggaGGCTGTGCAGGATTGTTTTCTGGAGCTTGTGCTTGTCCTCTGAGGCAGCTGTCTCTGGGGAGAAGGGTCTGCACTGCCCTCCTTTGCCACGAGGGGTATAACTGCCAGTGCCTGTGGCTCAGCCCGCCTCCTGCCTGGCTGGGCTGGAAGGTGCTAAGCTCTGCTTTCAGATGGGCTTATTCTAACcagcctttcctttctccctgtttttctttctcagacaGATTTCATGTTGACGGCATTCCAGCCCAACCCCTCCCTTGCTCCCAGG
The sequence above is a segment of the Apteryx mantelli isolate bAptMan1 chromosome 23, bAptMan1.hap1, whole genome shotgun sequence genome. Coding sequences within it:
- the RNF214 gene encoding RING finger protein 214 produces the protein MALEQAQAQADGPAAAPAPLCEPGSGSAPQSPGPAAAEPPGAEPPEPPAAGAGDQAEPERGAAAEPEPEPEPDAEVAAAAAERDPAAAAEQPEAAAAAAPARPSQNIAVQTDFRTADADVNTDQDIEKSLDKMMSERALLKERYQEVLDKQRQVENQLQVQLKQLQQRREEEMKNHQEILKAIQDVTIKREETKKKMEKEKKEFLQKEQDLKAEIEKLCEKGRRLLKEQEEKENKIASLIAEQSDEKQLWEMELDKLKNQHNEINRNILEETERAWKAEILSLESRKELLVLKLEEAEKEAELHLTYLKSAPPTLETMRPKQEWEMRLNRIRMTKESVRDQFNDHIQMVRNGTKLSSLPQIPTPTLPPPPSETDFMLTAFQPNPSLAPRLPFPIGPVPVPMVMPSADPRALSFPLLNPAISRPNQPSPPLPASQGRNSPVVASLIGTHSPHMTPAASIPPPPGLGGVKVTPEFHMPQPADKLEKLLEKLLTRFPQCTKAQLTNILQQIKTARRTMAGLTMEELNQLVAAKLAEQHERAAVGAQPLGRIRAPMFSAPLPQISTPMFLPPAQVAYPGTASHTPAACKLCLMCQKLVQPGDLHPMACSHVLHKECIKFWAQTNTNDTCPFCPSLK